The segment ATCTCCATGTGCTTGCGCGCCTCTTCGCCGAAGAGCGGGACGACCGGTGCGACGAACGCGTTTCCGCCGCCCCGCCACGACAGCCGGCTGTACTCCACCATCGACGGGACACCGGTCATGTTTCGCACCTTGTGGTCCCAGTACGGGCTCTGACGCGCCTCCTCGATGTCCAGGATGGTGGCCTGCGGGAGCTCCGTCCTGGCCTTCCGACGGACGGTCTCCGCAACCTCGGCCACGACCGTCGGCGATCCGTAGACACACCCGGCGATGTTCCAGATCCCGAGCATGCGCCGCCGCGCCTCCGTCCGCACCCACGCCTCGGGGACCGGCTTGATCCCCCCGGTCAGCGCCCACGGATATTCCGCCTCGGCCGCGAGCGCCAGCAGCGCGTGCGCGACCACCACGGCGCTCGGCAGCGTGTGCGTGATCTTGAGCGGACGCAAGAAATCCATGATCGCGACGATATCCTCTTCCTGCGGGGTCGTCATCAGGATCGGCTGGTACGCGGGCGGCTCCGGCATCAACCAGATCCCGAGCTTCGTAACGATGCCGTAGTTGCTGGCCGTGAACAGGCCGTCGAGATACGGGCCGTATCCCCATTTGAAGATGTGCCACGTGCGAGAGCCTGGGAGCGCGCCCGACCCCGTGCGGAGCACCCGTCCGTCGGGCAGCACCACCTCCATCCCGCACGAGAACAGGAAATGCTCCCCATATGGGGTGTACCCGACGCCTCGCTCCACGGTATTCCCGAGCGGCCCCGCGCCCGGCGCCGTCGCCGGCGGGTCGAGCCACAGCGGCAGGTTGTGGTCGCGCAGGTGCTTGTAGAGCTGCGCGTACGTGACCCCCGGCTCGACCACGGCGTAGGCGAGCTTGTCATTGACCTCGAGGATCCGGTTCATCCGGCCGAGGTCCACGACGACGTTGCCAGGATCGACCGCCATCATCCGCCCGTACGCGATGTTCTTGCCGGTGCTGAGCGGCCACAGCGGGATCCGCAGCGCGTTCGCCGCGCGGGCGATGCGACCGACCTCCTGCACCGAGCCCGGCCGCACCACGGCCGATGGCCAGATCGGGGGAACCATGATGACATCGTGCGCATAGGGGACGAGCTCGGCGGGAGACACCGATACGTGGGCGTCACCGACGATCCGGGAGAACTCTCGAACGGCGCGGGCGAACGTGCGTGCTGTCACGCCACGGGGGAGCCTCGCAGGTCGTCCGTTGACCCGAGACACCATGTGCCATTGTCCTCCAGGGGACTGGCCTTGGTCCGTTCGGAGGGTAACCGCCGTTGTGGGGTTACGCGGGCGCCGCGGGAAACACCTGCCCACAGGACATCGTTCGCGGCCGCCTAATCTCATGGTAGGCGCGGTCGCCGGCACGATCCCGGGAATCCGCGGCGACGCATGCCCGTTGCGCAGGAGGATGCGTTCGTGAGTGCGATCCAGGTGACGTCGACGGCAGGGGAGACGCTGCAGCCCAACGACCTGCTCGAGATGCTGTACTACATGCGGCTTCAGCGGGCGGTCGAGGACCGGGGCATCAAGCTCTACTACCAGGGGCGCGTCCCCGGCGCGTACTTCACCGGGTTCGGGCACGAGGC is part of the bacterium genome and harbors:
- a CDS encoding FAD-binding oxidoreductase, whose product is MTARTFARAVREFSRIVGDAHVSVSPAELVPYAHDVIMVPPIWPSAVVRPGSVQEVGRIARAANALRIPLWPLSTGKNIAYGRMMAVDPGNVVVDLGRMNRILEVNDKLAYAVVEPGVTYAQLYKHLRDHNLPLWLDPPATAPGAGPLGNTVERGVGYTPYGEHFLFSCGMEVVLPDGRVLRTGSGALPGSRTWHIFKWGYGPYLDGLFTASNYGIVTKLGIWLMPEPPAYQPILMTTPQEEDIVAIMDFLRPLKITHTLPSAVVVAHALLALAAEAEYPWALTGGIKPVPEAWVRTEARRRMLGIWNIAGCVYGSPTVVAEVAETVRRKARTELPQATILDIEEARQSPYWDHKVRNMTGVPSMVEYSRLSWRGGGNAFVAPVVPLFGEEARKHMEIARPIFWKHGFDYIGEFIAASRDQHHVMMLLHKQPDEMAQAMRCYGELTDAFCDGGYLPYRTNVAFMEHTMRRLDPVFQDVCAQIKRALDPNGIIAPGKNGIRANRVSASRRRRVAATGTPASRRARPRAAR